From the Toxoplasma gondii ME49 chromosome VIIa, whole genome shotgun sequence genome, one window contains:
- a CDS encoding hypothetical protein (encoded by transcript TGME49_205450~Signal peptide predicted by SignalP 2.0 HMM (probability 0.977) with cleavage site probability 0.498 at residue 19~Predicted trans-membrane domain (TMHMM2.0):3-26), which translates to MGYYFAIITVFVGLFCAGAAELEFSFSHTPACHIPSPEDFEAGCGPGNSCVKPCYNQFLPTQRPTFYFQGLPAEEDVWIEVLSLLHPPTLCNGELLEVFHPEKRRFGSFSITPITNEGMYIVAVFQGRRAESGVLSIQKFCITKF; encoded by the exons ATGGGTTACTATTTTGCGATCATAACTGTGTTTGTGGGACTCTTCTGCGCCGGAGCAGCGGAGCTGGAATTTTCGTTTTCTCACACGCCTGCTTGTCATATTCCTTCACCAGAAGACTTTGAAGCA GGATGCGGCCCAGGAAACTCATGCGTCAAGCCGTGTTATAA CCAGTTTTTGCCGACCCAGAGGCCTACATTTTACTTCCAGGGGCTGCCGGCAGAAGAAG ATGTCTGGATAGAGGTCTTGTCGTTGCTGCACCCACCTACACTGTGTAACGGAGAGCTGTTGGAAGTGTTTCATCCAGAAAAACGGCGTTTTGGCTCGTTTTCTATCACTCCAATCACAAACGAAG GTATGTACATTGTGGCAGTCTTTCAG GGAAGACGTGCGGAGAGCGGAGTACTAAGTATCCAGAAGTTCTGTATCACTAAGTTTTGA
- a CDS encoding CCT chaperonin gamma subunit (encoded by transcript TGME49_205440) produces MIRPQGPVLVLKQNTKREQGRKAQLANIQASKAIADIVRTTLGPSSMLKMLLDPLGGIVLTNDGNAILREVDVLHPAAKTMIELSRTQDEEVGDGSTSVVVLAGEVLAGAVDLLEKQQLHPSVISHGYVLALEDTLKYMSEIAIDVDVSDDAKLRQVVDACLNTKFSSRWEGRISQMAIDAVRKVEIKLPNGKKEIDIKRYAKVEKIPGGDLEESRVLDGVMVNKDVTHAKMRRYIANPKVLLLDCPLEYKKGESQTYVEITKEDEWAKLLEQEEKEVRAMCDDIIASGCNLVITEKGVSDLAQHFLVKAGISCIRRVRKTDNNRIARVTGATIVNRTEEITKEDVGTKCGLFEVKKIGDEYFTFLTQCKEKGACTVLLRGGSKDVLNEVERNLQDAMNVARNIMLEGKLLPGGGATEMAISALLLANAKNVESVKQYPYKAVANSLEVIPRTLAQNCGTNVVKVMTELRAKHASCSGDSTKWGVDGETGAIVDMVAKQVWDSLAVKQQIVKTAIEAAAMLLRIDDVLSGVRKEGGGAGADNMDADPETFGDSRDG; encoded by the exons ATGATTCGTCCACAGGGTCCCGTCCTTGTTCTCAAACAGAACACCAAAAGAGAACAAGGCAGGAAAGCACAGCTGGCAAACATTCAA gccAGCAAGGCCATTGCAGATATTGTCCGCACGACCTTAGGGCCGTCTTCGATGTTGAAGATGCTTCTCGATCCCCTTGGAGGCATTGTGCTCACTAATGATGGAAACGCGATTCTGCGTGAG GTGGATGTGCTTCATCCAGCGGCGAAGACGATGATTGAGTTATCTCGCAcgcaagacgaagaagtggGCGATGGGAGCACGAGTGTGGTTGTTCTTGCCGGGGAGGTTCTTGCCGGGGCCGTCGATTTGttggagaagcagcaactgCATCCGTCAGTGATTTCGCACGGCTATGTGTTGGCTTTGGAAGACACTTTGAAGTACATGAGCGAAATCGCGATCGACGTGGATGTCAGCGACGACGCGAAGCTGCGCCAAGTCGTCGACGCCTGCCTCAACACAaagttctcttctcgctgggAAGGTCGTATCAGTCAGATGGCCATTGATGCTGTGCGCAAAGTCGAAATCAAGCTGCCGAATGGCAAGAAGGAAATCGACATCAAACGCTACGCCAAAGTCGAAAAGATCCCTGGAGGCGACCTCGAGGAATCCAGAGTCCTCGACGGCGTCATGGTCAACAAGGATGTCACTCACGCAAAGATGCGCCGATACATCGCGAACCCCAAG GTTTTGTTGCTGGACTGCCCTCTGGAGTACAAGAAGGGTGAGTCTCAGACCTACGTGGAGATCACGAAGGAAGATGAGTGGGCGAAGCTGTtggaacaggaagagaaagaagttcGCGCAATGTGCGACGACATTATTGCTAGCGGGTGCAACCTGGTCATCACCGAGAAAGGCGTCAGCGACTTGGCTCAGCACTTCCTCGTGAAGGCAGGCATCAGCTGCATTCGCCGTGTCAGGAAAACTGACAACAATCGCATTGCCCGCGTCACAGGAGCCACCATCGTCAACCGCACAGAAGAAATCACAAAGGAAGACGTCGGCACCAAATGCGGACTCTTCGAAGTCAAAAAGATTG GAGATGAGTATTTCACGTTCCTCACTCAGTGCAAGGAGAAGGGCGCGTGCACCGTCCTGCTTAGAGGCGGCAGCAAAGATGTCCTCAATGAGGTTGAAAG AAACCTGCAAGATGCAATGAACGTGGCGAGAAATATCATGCTCGAGGGCAAGCTGCTCCCTGGCGGTGGGGCAACGGAAATGGCTATCTCGGCGCTCCTGCTGGCGAATGCAAAGA ATGTGGAGTCGGTCAAGCAATACCCGTACAAGGCAGTTGCCAATTCCCTTGAGGTCATCCCAAGGACTCTGGCTCAAAACTGTGGTACAAATGTCG TCAAAGTCATGACTGAACTTCGCGCAAAGCACGCCTCCTGCTCAGGCGACAGCACCAAATGGGGGGTCGATGGCGAGACTGGTGCGATTGTCGACATGGTGGCAAAGCAAGTCTGGGACAGTTTGGCTGTCAAGCAACAAATCGTGAAGACCGCCATTGAAGCA GCGGCGATGCTCCTGCGAATCGACGACGTTCTTTCCGGCGTCAGAAAGGAAGGCGGAGGCGCTGGGGCGGACAACATGGACGCGGACCCTGAGACCTTCGGAGATTCTCGCGATGGATGA